From the Hevea brasiliensis isolate MT/VB/25A 57/8 chromosome 15, ASM3005281v1, whole genome shotgun sequence genome, one window contains:
- the LOC110665007 gene encoding probable inactive shikimate kinase like 2, chloroplastic isoform X2 codes for MPKLSSISSIWLSKYRYKDMAATGAVPRVITLFALSQKPMKIPQFSIQTLSLSTSKPIFTSLTNFSLSCPRFKSYNVSPCSTYYRLSCNSISAFTTNSNYEFFDGSSEVELRLPLGSQDFQSSRDIFVDADGTFLIVRIQRSGSLATLIETNHLFEKVKPAETIWFIDDDQLVINLKKQDPDLKWPDIVESWESLTAGAMQLLKGTSIYIVGSSTEINQKVARELAVGLGYTPLDTQELLETFLKQKIDSCSDCLAEAEGAILESLSSHVRAVVSTLGGKHGAAKKADKWRHLYAGFTVLLSQTEAVDEDLAKEETRRYIQDGSLAYMNADVIVKVQGWDADHVKSVAQASLSALKQLILSDKKLPGKKSLYIRLGCRGDWPNIKPPGWDTSAQGDATS; via the exons ATGCCCAAATTGAGCAGCATATCCTCTATCTGGCTTTCTAAATACCGTTACAAAGACATGGCTGCCACTGGTGCCGTCCCCAGAGTCATCACACTTTTCGCTCTCTCCCAAAAACCCATGAAAATCCCGCAATTCTCCATCCAAACTCTTTCTCTTTCTACTTCTAAACCCATCTTCACTTCCCTTACTAATTTCTCTTTGTCCTGTCCTAGATTTAAATCATACAATGTCAGCCCCTGCAGCACATATTATCGCCTCTCCTGCAACAGCATCTCCGCGTTCACCACCAACTCCAATTACGAG TTTTTTGATGGATCTTCAGAGGTGGAATTGAGGTTACCGCTTGGAAGCCAAGATTTTCAGAGTTCCAGAGATATATTTGTGGATGCAGATGGTACCTTCTTAATTGTCAGAATACAACGCTCGGGGTCTCTCGCCACACTTATAGAAACCAATCATCTGTTTGAGAAAGTAAAGCCCGCTGAAACAATCTG GTTTATAGATGATGATCAGCTTGTTATCAACTTGAAGAAGCAGGACCCTGATTTGAAATGGCCTGACATTGTGGAGTCATGGGAATCCTTGACTGCAGGAGCTATGCAGCTTCTCAAAGGGACATCAATCTACATTGTTGGCAGCTCAACTGAAATTAACCAAAAAGTGGCTCGAGAACTTGCAGTTGGTCTTGG GTATACACCTCTTGATACACAGGAGTTGCTAGAAACATTTTTGAAGCAAAAGATTGATTCGT GTTCTGACTGTCTAGCTGAGGCAGAAGGTGCTATATTAGAAAGCCTGAGTAG TCATGTTCGTGCTGTTGTTTCAACATTAGGAGGGAAGCATGGAGCTGCTAAAAAGGCTGATAAATGGCGACATCTTTATGCGGGATTTACTGTCTTGCTATCACAAACTGAAGCCGTGG ATGAAGATTTGGCAAAGGAGGAGACCAGAAGGTATATTCAAGATGGTAGCCTAGCTTACATGAATGCAGATGTGATTGTTAAGGTCCAGGGTTGGGATGCTGATCATGTGAAAAGTGTTGCTCAGGCATCCCTGAGTGCCCTCAAACAGTTGATTCTGTCAGACAAGAAGCTTCcag GTAAGAAGAGCCTTTATATTAGGTTAGGATGCCGTGGTGATTGGCCAAACATCAAGCCTCCAGGGTGGGATACATCAGCCCAAGGAGATGCGACCTCATAG
- the LOC110665007 gene encoding probable inactive shikimate kinase like 2, chloroplastic isoform X1, giving the protein MPKLSSISSIWLSKYRYKDMAATGAVPRVITLFALSQKPMKIPQFSIQTLSLSTSKPIFTSLTNFSLSCPRFKSYNVSPCSTYYRLSCNSISAFTTNSNYEFFDGSSEVELRLPLGSQDFQSSRDIFVDADGTFLIVRIQRSGSLATLIETNHLFEKVKPAETIWFIDDDQLVINLKKQDPDLKWPDIVESWESLTAGAMQLLKGTSIYIVGSSTEINQKVARELAVGLGYTPLDTQELLETFLKQKIDSWVLAVGSDCLAEAEGAILESLSSHVRAVVSTLGGKHGAAKKADKWRHLYAGFTVLLSQTEAVDEDLAKEETRRYIQDGSLAYMNADVIVKVQGWDADHVKSVAQASLSALKQLILSDKKLPGKKSLYIRLGCRGDWPNIKPPGWDTSAQGDATS; this is encoded by the exons ATGCCCAAATTGAGCAGCATATCCTCTATCTGGCTTTCTAAATACCGTTACAAAGACATGGCTGCCACTGGTGCCGTCCCCAGAGTCATCACACTTTTCGCTCTCTCCCAAAAACCCATGAAAATCCCGCAATTCTCCATCCAAACTCTTTCTCTTTCTACTTCTAAACCCATCTTCACTTCCCTTACTAATTTCTCTTTGTCCTGTCCTAGATTTAAATCATACAATGTCAGCCCCTGCAGCACATATTATCGCCTCTCCTGCAACAGCATCTCCGCGTTCACCACCAACTCCAATTACGAG TTTTTTGATGGATCTTCAGAGGTGGAATTGAGGTTACCGCTTGGAAGCCAAGATTTTCAGAGTTCCAGAGATATATTTGTGGATGCAGATGGTACCTTCTTAATTGTCAGAATACAACGCTCGGGGTCTCTCGCCACACTTATAGAAACCAATCATCTGTTTGAGAAAGTAAAGCCCGCTGAAACAATCTG GTTTATAGATGATGATCAGCTTGTTATCAACTTGAAGAAGCAGGACCCTGATTTGAAATGGCCTGACATTGTGGAGTCATGGGAATCCTTGACTGCAGGAGCTATGCAGCTTCTCAAAGGGACATCAATCTACATTGTTGGCAGCTCAACTGAAATTAACCAAAAAGTGGCTCGAGAACTTGCAGTTGGTCTTGG GTATACACCTCTTGATACACAGGAGTTGCTAGAAACATTTTTGAAGCAAAAGATTGATTCGT GGGTTCTTGCTGTAGGTTCTGACTGTCTAGCTGAGGCAGAAGGTGCTATATTAGAAAGCCTGAGTAG TCATGTTCGTGCTGTTGTTTCAACATTAGGAGGGAAGCATGGAGCTGCTAAAAAGGCTGATAAATGGCGACATCTTTATGCGGGATTTACTGTCTTGCTATCACAAACTGAAGCCGTGG ATGAAGATTTGGCAAAGGAGGAGACCAGAAGGTATATTCAAGATGGTAGCCTAGCTTACATGAATGCAGATGTGATTGTTAAGGTCCAGGGTTGGGATGCTGATCATGTGAAAAGTGTTGCTCAGGCATCCCTGAGTGCCCTCAAACAGTTGATTCTGTCAGACAAGAAGCTTCcag GTAAGAAGAGCCTTTATATTAGGTTAGGATGCCGTGGTGATTGGCCAAACATCAAGCCTCCAGGGTGGGATACATCAGCCCAAGGAGATGCGACCTCATAG